The following coding sequences are from one Musa acuminata AAA Group cultivar baxijiao chromosome BXJ1-6, Cavendish_Baxijiao_AAA, whole genome shotgun sequence window:
- the LOC103989404 gene encoding reactive Intermediate Deaminase A, chloroplastic, with amino-acid sequence MAWSAAWSAGVLTIDLRVLRARGPLAAGLCCASVAASRLWSSTPFRPIFASISASASPTAVKKEAVQTEKAPAALGPYSQAIKVNNLVFVSGVLGLVPETGKFVSNNIEEQTEQVLKNMGEILKASGATYASVVKTTIMLADLQDFKKVNEIYAKYFPSPAPARSTYQVAALPMNARIEIECIAAL; translated from the exons ATGGCGTGGAGCGCTGCGTGGTCCGCGGGAGTGCTGACGATCGACCTCCGGGTGCTGCGAGCGCGGGGGCCTCTCGCCGCTGGCCTCTGCTGCGCCTCCGTAGCCGCCTCCCGCCTCTGGTCCTCTACCCCCTTCAGGCCCATCTTCGCCTCcatctccgcctccgcctcccccACCGCCG TTAAAAAGGAGGCTGTTCAGACAGAAAAGGCACCGGCAGCATTGGGGCCATATTCTCAAGCTATCAAAGTCAACAACCTTGTTTTTGTTTCTGGTGTTCTCGGTCTTGTTCCTGAG ACAGGAAAATTTGTCTCCAACAACATTGAGGAGCAAACAGAGCAG GTTCTAAAGAACATGGGAGAGATATTAAAAGCAAGTGGTGCAACCTATGCTTCTGTTGTTAAGACAACAATCAT GTTGGCAGACCTACAGGATTTCAAAAAAGTAAATGAGATATATGCAAAAT ATTTCCCATCTCCTGCACCTGCACGCTCCACTTACCAAGTAGCAGCGTTACCTATGAATGCTAGGATTGAGATCGAGTGCATTGCTGCCCTCTAA